In bacterium, a single window of DNA contains:
- a CDS encoding nitrate reductase, translating to MTSRWRKNADALAKLVRNHEGPLTQELVRKPGRFGLGQVPSRLAPDAVARSVCGFCSTGCGLKLHLRDGVACNVSPDPDYPVNRGMACPKGWEVLSPLDADDRATQPLVRTDDGSLAPTTWPEAMRHFTEGVRGVQQAHGDAAFAFLGTGQMPTEELAFLGALSKFGLGMVHGDGNTRQCMATAVVSYKESFGFDAPPYSYQDFEDSDVLVLVGSNLCIAHPILWERICRNPHDPRIIVVDPRRTETAEAATQHVPLRPKSDLVLFYGLAKALIERGCVDEAFVAAHTTGFEAFADFVAAFDEDRVLAETGIDASAFARLVDTIAEGERVSFWWTMGVNQSHEGVRVAQSLIDLALLTGNIGRPGTGANSITGQCNAMGSRLFSNTTNLLGGRDFTCETDRADVARLLDIPVERIPSERSLAYDEILEAVREGRIRGLWIVATNSAHSWIDQNDFRELREKLDFLVVQDMYASTETAEMADLVLPAAGWGEKDGTFINSERRVGRIRKVRRAPGEALADFQIFRLVANAAGCDDLFERWKTPEDVFDLMRTLSRGRPCDISGIEGYRMLEESGGMQWPVPESATVDGAMPEQERRLFADGRFFHEDGRARFIFEAPRAVAEPTDEAFPLVLLTGRGSSAQWHTETRTGKSPTLRKLAPAESQLEIHPDDASRAGIATGDRVAVASRRDRLVVRARVTTVVPRGSVFLAMHDARTNRLTHASFDPYSHQPSYKHAAVCIEPATAVD from the coding sequence ATGACTTCGCGATGGCGAAAGAACGCGGACGCGCTCGCGAAGCTCGTTCGCAACCACGAGGGACCGCTCACTCAGGAGCTCGTGCGCAAGCCCGGTCGTTTCGGACTCGGCCAGGTGCCGTCTCGTCTCGCGCCGGACGCGGTGGCCCGATCGGTCTGCGGCTTCTGCTCGACGGGCTGCGGCCTGAAGCTCCACCTTCGCGATGGCGTAGCCTGCAACGTCAGTCCGGACCCGGACTACCCGGTCAATCGCGGGATGGCGTGTCCGAAGGGCTGGGAGGTCCTGTCGCCCCTCGACGCGGACGACCGCGCGACGCAGCCGCTGGTGCGGACGGACGACGGAAGCCTCGCGCCAACGACCTGGCCGGAAGCGATGAGGCACTTCACGGAAGGAGTCCGTGGCGTCCAGCAGGCACATGGGGACGCGGCGTTCGCCTTCCTGGGCACGGGCCAGATGCCGACGGAGGAGCTCGCGTTCCTCGGAGCCCTCTCCAAGTTCGGCCTCGGTATGGTGCACGGAGACGGCAACACGCGGCAATGCATGGCGACGGCGGTCGTCTCGTACAAGGAGTCGTTCGGGTTCGACGCGCCACCCTACTCGTATCAGGACTTCGAGGACTCCGACGTCCTCGTCCTGGTCGGCTCGAATCTCTGTATCGCCCACCCGATCCTCTGGGAGCGAATCTGTCGCAACCCCCACGATCCCCGGATCATCGTCGTCGACCCGCGCCGGACGGAGACCGCGGAGGCGGCAACACAGCACGTGCCGCTCAGGCCCAAGTCCGATCTCGTGCTCTTCTACGGGCTGGCGAAGGCACTGATCGAGCGCGGCTGCGTCGACGAGGCGTTCGTCGCTGCGCACACGACGGGCTTCGAGGCGTTCGCCGATTTCGTCGCGGCTTTCGACGAAGACCGCGTGCTGGCGGAGACGGGGATCGACGCGTCCGCGTTCGCGCGTCTGGTCGACACGATCGCGGAGGGCGAGCGGGTCTCGTTCTGGTGGACGATGGGAGTCAACCAGAGTCACGAGGGGGTGCGGGTCGCCCAGTCGCTCATCGACCTCGCGCTCCTGACGGGCAACATCGGCCGACCCGGAACCGGCGCGAACTCGATCACGGGCCAATGCAACGCGATGGGGTCCCGCCTCTTCAGCAATACGACGAACCTGCTCGGGGGACGTGACTTCACGTGCGAGACGGATCGCGCCGACGTCGCCCGTCTGCTGGACATTCCCGTCGAGCGCATTCCGAGCGAGCGGAGTCTCGCCTACGACGAGATCCTGGAAGCAGTGCGCGAAGGACGGATTCGCGGGCTCTGGATCGTGGCGACGAATTCCGCGCACTCGTGGATCGACCAGAACGATTTCCGGGAGCTGCGGGAGAAGCTCGACTTCCTGGTCGTCCAGGACATGTACGCGTCGACCGAGACGGCGGAGATGGCCGATCTCGTCCTTCCCGCGGCGGGTTGGGGCGAGAAGGACGGCACGTTCATCAACTCCGAACGCCGGGTCGGCCGCATCCGAAAGGTGCGGAGGGCGCCGGGGGAGGCGCTCGCCGACTTTCAGATCTTCCGCCTGGTCGCGAACGCCGCGGGTTGCGACGATCTCTTCGAGCGTTGGAAGACGCCCGAGGACGTCTTCGACCTGATGCGGACGCTCTCGCGCGGACGCCCCTGCGACATCTCGGGAATCGAGGGCTACCGAATGCTCGAGGAATCGGGCGGCATGCAGTGGCCCGTGCCCGAGTCCGCGACGGTGGACGGCGCGATGCCCGAGCAGGAACGCCGACTCTTCGCGGACGGTCGGTTCTTCCACGAGGACGGCCGGGCCAGGTTCATCTTCGAAGCGCCTCGTGCCGTGGCCGAGCCGACCGACGAGGCATTCCCGCTGGTCCTCCTGACCGGCCGCGGCTCCTCCGCACAGTGGCACACGGAGACGCGAACCGGGAAATCTCCGACCCTTCGCAAGCTCGCGCCCGCCGAGAGCCAACTCGAGATCCATCCCGACGATGCGTCACGGGCCGGGATCGCGACCGGTGACCGGGTCGCCGTGGCGTCGCGACGGGATCGGCTCGTGGTGCGCGCTCGCGTGACGACCGTGGTCCCTCGCGGTTCGGTCTTCCTCGCGATGCACGATGCTCGCACGAATCGACTGACCCATGCGTCCTTCGATCCCTACTCGCATCAGCCGAGCTACAAGCACGCCGCCGTCTGCATCGAGCCCGCCACCGCCGTCGACTGA